From the Ignavibacteriales bacterium genome, the window TTGCGACGGAAGCGGTGGACAGGCTTCACACGACTGCGGAATCACATCACAGGGTAATGATACTGGAAGTAATGGGCAGGCACGCCGGATGGATAGCGCTCTACTCGGGTATTGCGGGAGGAGCGGATGCAATCGTTATTCCGGAAAAGAAGATCACAATAGACGATATATTAGAAGTCGTTCAAAGCAGAGCAGAAAGAGGTAAGCTCTTCTCTATAATAGTAATAGCAGAAGGCGCTGAATATATAATGGATGAGATAAAGGACATTTATATTGCGGAGAACAAGTTCGATGACTTTGGTAGGAAGCGTCTCGGCGGAATTGCAAATTACCTGGCGGAAGAGATAGAGAAAAGGTCGGGTTTTGAATCGAGGGCAACGATACTTGGTTACGTACAGCGGGGAGGTATGCCAACGGCTTTTGACAGGATGCTGGGTACGAGGTTTGGTGTTTATTCGGTGCGTATGGCGCAGGAGGGAAAGTTTGGCCGCATGGCGGCGCTAAAGGGGAGTTCGATAGACGACATCACTATAAAGGAAGCGATCAGCAAGCTGAAGACGGTAGATCTGAGCATTTATCAAACAGCAGAAGTATTTTTTAAATAAAATACAAACCGATGTCAAAAGCAATCCTGGAAGAAGAAATTCATCATAGCGGGCTTCTTCGTAAACTCGGACTGTGGACTGCGTTCCTTGTTGTAATGAGTTCAATGATAGGATCAGGAATTTTTAAGAAGACCGCTCCAATGGCGGTCGAGCTTGATTCCGGCGGCATCCTTCTAATATGCTGGCTTATAGCGGGCTTTATTACACTGATGGGGGCGGCGACAAATGCCGAAATAGCCGGACTGATCGCGGAGCCAGGCGGACAGTACGTTTATTTTAAAGAGATGTACGGCAGACCTTTCGCATTCATTTACGGGTGGTCATGTTTTTCGGTAATACAGTCCGCATCGATCGCTTCGATAGGATATGTTTTCGCGGAATCGGTTAATGCAATAATACACCTTCCTACTCTAAGCGACAGTCTCTCCGGTTTTACTATATTTGGCTTATTTCAGCCGTTCGATAATTTTGGAGTGAAAGGTCTCACGATACTTACCATAATATTTCTAACCACTGCAAATTACCTCGGTGTTGTTTTCGGGGGTTATATTAATAATACATTTACAATTCTGAAAGTTACGGGAATACTCGTTATTATCGTTCTCGGACTTGCTATAAGCGGTGGAAGTACAGAAAATATTGCACCTATCCTCGAAAATCCAAACGCGCAGTACGGCACTTCACTGGGATTGTTTGGCGCAATGTTCGCGGCGATGCTGGGAGCATTCTGGGCTTACGACGGGTGGAATAACATCGGGTATCTCGGCGGTGAAGTGAAAAACGCAAAGCGGAATATACCGATAGCGCTATTCGGGGGTGTGAGCGCGGTGATAATTATTTACATGCTAACCAATTTTGTGTTTCTATATGTGATGCCGGTGGATGAAATAGTACAGATTGCCGGAGTAAAGAACAGTATTATAGGTGTCGAGGTAATGAGGAAGTTCCTCGGCAACGGCGGGGCATTCTTTATCTCGGTGCTGATCATGATTTCGACATTCGGGACGACAAACGGGACGATACTGGCTTCATCGAGGGTTTATTTCGCGATGGCACGCGACAAATTATTTTTTAAGTCAGCGGCATACACCCATCCTAAATTCAGAACTCCATACGTTTCGCTTTTGATTCAGGGAGTATGGGCTTGTCTACTGGTGCTGTCGGGAACGTTCGACCAGTTGACGGACATGCTGATATTTGCTTCATTTATATTTTACGGAGCGGGGGCGTTCGGCGTGTTTGTTCTCCGCAAGAAAATGAAAGACGCACACCGTCCTTATAAGGTGTGGGGTTATCCATGGATACCGGCTATCTTTGTGCTGTTTTGCATAACACTTGTAGCAGTAACAATAATTCAGAATCCGCGTGACGCAGGTATAGGACTTCTCCTTGTACTGCTGGGCATCCCGTTCTATATATTCTGGAGAAAAGGCGCGAAGGAAGTCAAGTAAGCGCAAATCATTTGCAATTAATAGTTTATGTTGATTTCACTGTAAAAAGTAATTGCAAATTGCTACCTTATTTTGATGGCGCATAACCATTCACATAATCACTCATCCGGAGGAATTAAGTACGGTAAGGCGTTTGCAATCGGCATCGCACTTAATCTTATATTTATCGTTGTAGAGGTCATTTATGGTTTGGCGGCTAACTCGTCCGCTCTGCTGGCTGACGCAGGGCATAACGCCAGCGACGTGCTGAGCTTGTTTTTTGCGTGGGGCGCGGCATGGATCGCTCTCAGAAAACCCTCCGGTAAGTACACGTATGGTCTGCGCAGGATAACGATACTTGTTTCTCTGCTTAACGCGGTCATATTGCTGATTGGTGTAGCGCTGATATTGATAGAGGCGATAGAGAAGATACAGAATCCTTCAGAGATAGCGGGCGGTACGGTGATGATCGTTGCGGGTGTGGGTGTGATAATAAATGGTATTACGGCGATGATGTTTATGAAAGGGCAGAAGGAGGACCTTAATATTAAGGGCGCGTTCCTTCACATGGCGGCTGACGCAGGAGTGTCGCTGGGCGTAGTGATAGCGGGACTGTTAATTATGCTGTTTAATATATTGTGGATAGACCCGGTGATGAGCTTTGTGATCGTTGCGGTGATATTGTACAGCACGTGGGGGCTATTGGTGGATTCGCTTAATCTCGCGCTGGATGCGGTGCCAAAGGATATCGACGTGCAGAAGGTGAGGAGCTACCTGGATTCGGTGAAGGGTGTAGAGGATGTGCACGACCTGCATATCTGGGCTATGAGCACTACACAGATCGCGCTGACGGCGCACCTTGTTGTGCCGGAGGGATATAGTGATAATTTTATTGTCGATATAAGGGAGGAACTGGAGAAGAAGTTTGGGATAATACATACCACTCTCCAGGTAGAAAAGTCCGGCGCTAACTGCGACTGCTGTTAGGTGTTTTGGGATTCTACTTCTTTTACTGCTTTTTCTGCCGCATTCTTTGAAACTACCTTTAGCAGTACTGGTAATTGTACAAGGAAACTCAATACAATGGCAACCCATCCCCACGTCATCCAATCAACGCTTTTGATGTAAACTCCAAACAATAATCCAATCCCGAATCCGCCGAGGGTCTTGCCGAAGATGTGCATTATTATAATGTAGGTGGGGAGAGTCCTATAAGTTTTGAATATTGAAAACATAATGCTCCTTTTTTATAATATAAAAATATTGGTTGAGTATTGATAGGGGGATTGGTAGATTTAATCATACCAATAAATTTATTATAACATATATGAAAATATTATTTATCATAATCTTTCTTTTTGAATACTCTTTGGTTATGGCGAATGATTCTTTAAAGTATAGAAATGCTTACGAGTATATTATAAATGAGCAGGAATTCAAATCATACTTCCCTCATTACAAGAATTCTGACGGATCAGTAAATGTGAAAGTGTCCCCCGAAAGGGTAAAGGATTATAAAAGTGTATCATTTAAAGATAAATGGTGTGACTTCCAAGTTGGCCTACTAGGTGATGATACTCTAAAGTATTTAGAATCAATGTCGGATGTAGGGTATGACAGTTGTCGGTATATAATTTATTTTTCCAAAATCGAAGAAGGAGTGATGGCAGCGGAGGTTGGATGGTATCAAGGAGAAATATTCTTAGTACACGATGATAAAATTATTACAAAAATTTATTCCTATGCGTATAAAGACAATTGCCTTCTAGGCAATGTGATACAATATTATTTTAAATTTGATGGCGACGAGATAATAGACAAATGCAGTGTGCTCAAGGTGCGCGATTAACCCATTAAATATTCTCTTTATTATGTCGGAACTTTTAGATATGATTGGGCTATAAAAAGAAATAAACCAACAGCTTATGAGGGCAATTAAGTTACTATTTTTACTTAGCGTATTTACACTTCCCGTTTTAGTATTCTATTCGTGCGAAAGCGATCCTATAACAAGTGTTAACCAGGATAACATTTACCAGATATATGATTGCAGGTATAATGCAGACTCGAACTGGACATATGCAAGAGCAACTTTCAGGTTGAACAATGCAAACGGATCTTATATTACACTAACAGGAGCTACCTCTGGCGTTACATTTAACGGAAATTCTATGACCGAGATATCCATCTTTGGCGTTGTTTATTATCAGTATGGAGTAGGCGGGTTTCAGAATCCATACCAGTATGTGTACACGGATGCAAACAGCAATACCTTTAGTAACTCGACAAGTCTGAGCAGTATGGCGATAAGTTTTCAGAGTCCGCCTACGGTTGTAATGCAATCATCAGGCACAACTTTTAATTTTACAAGTTCGGTTAATTCAGGTGAAAAGGTTACGCTCAACATATATAATGCAAGCAACGACTCCCTTGTTATACAAAGAGCTAACCAAA encodes:
- a CDS encoding 6-phosphofructokinase; protein product: MNIGILTSGGDCPGLNAVIRGAVRKALTIGFKPYGIYAGWKGIIDGNYKELTLNDVSGIVNRGGTIIGSSRYSPFEQVNGEELLIEKMKESPLDAIICVGGEGSMHVAQMAYEAGINVVGVPKTIDNDIYGTDYTFGFDTAVNIATEAVDRLHTTAESHHRVMILEVMGRHAGWIALYSGIAGGADAIVIPEKKITIDDILEVVQSRAERGKLFSIIVIAEGAEYIMDEIKDIYIAENKFDDFGRKRLGGIANYLAEEIEKRSGFESRATILGYVQRGGMPTAFDRMLGTRFGVYSVRMAQEGKFGRMAALKGSSIDDITIKEAISKLKTVDLSIYQTAEVFFK
- a CDS encoding amino acid permease, with translation MSKAILEEEIHHSGLLRKLGLWTAFLVVMSSMIGSGIFKKTAPMAVELDSGGILLICWLIAGFITLMGAATNAEIAGLIAEPGGQYVYFKEMYGRPFAFIYGWSCFSVIQSASIASIGYVFAESVNAIIHLPTLSDSLSGFTIFGLFQPFDNFGVKGLTILTIIFLTTANYLGVVFGGYINNTFTILKVTGILVIIVLGLAISGGSTENIAPILENPNAQYGTSLGLFGAMFAAMLGAFWAYDGWNNIGYLGGEVKNAKRNIPIALFGGVSAVIIIYMLTNFVFLYVMPVDEIVQIAGVKNSIIGVEVMRKFLGNGGAFFISVLIMISTFGTTNGTILASSRVYFAMARDKLFFKSAAYTHPKFRTPYVSLLIQGVWACLLVLSGTFDQLTDMLIFASFIFYGAGAFGVFVLRKKMKDAHRPYKVWGYPWIPAIFVLFCITLVAVTIIQNPRDAGIGLLLVLLGIPFYIFWRKGAKEVK
- a CDS encoding cation transporter, which produces MAHNHSHNHSSGGIKYGKAFAIGIALNLIFIVVEVIYGLAANSSALLADAGHNASDVLSLFFAWGAAWIALRKPSGKYTYGLRRITILVSLLNAVILLIGVALILIEAIEKIQNPSEIAGGTVMIVAGVGVIINGITAMMFMKGQKEDLNIKGAFLHMAADAGVSLGVVIAGLLIMLFNILWIDPVMSFVIVAVILYSTWGLLVDSLNLALDAVPKDIDVQKVRSYLDSVKGVEDVHDLHIWAMSTTQIALTAHLVVPEGYSDNFIVDIREELEKKFGIIHTTLQVEKSGANCDCC